One Channa argus isolate prfri chromosome 15, Channa argus male v1.0, whole genome shotgun sequence DNA segment encodes these proteins:
- the LOC137099855 gene encoding C-signal-like — MAAHSISILITGANRGLGLEMVKQMIETAQPVKNLFACCRDPDGPKSEALRTLAKKYPNISVIRMDACDHDSIKQAAKQVYSVTGAGGLNLLINNAGILFRDNVQTTTPENMQDTFNTNVLAPVLITQEFTPLLRTASKASMIPGMSCRKAAVINISALLASFESVKRTYNFLPALSYRISKASLNMLTVCAAEELKKDGILFAALHPGWVRTDMGGEGGDIDAQESVKGMLAVMTSLSERENGAFLDYQGKTLPW; from the exons ATGGCAGCTCATTCAATCAGCATTCTAATCACAGGGGCCAACAGAGGCCTGGGCTTGGAGATGGTTAAGCAAATGATAGAGACCGCTCAACCAGTGAAAAATTTGTTCGCCTGTTGCAGGGACCCTGATGGACCAAAGTCTGAG GCCTTGCGAACACTGGCAAAAAAGTATCCTAATATCTCTGTCATCCGAATGg ATGCCTGTGACCATGACAGCATAAAGCAGGCAGCCAAGCAGGTTTACTCTGTGACAGGGGCAGGGGGGCTCAACCTGCTGATTAACAATGCAGGGATCCTGTTCAGAGATAATGTGCAAACCACAACGCCCGAAAACATGCAGGACACTTTCAATACCAACGTTTTGGCCCCTGTGCTCATCACTCAA gagttcacaCCACTTCTTCGCACAGCATCAAAGGCCAGCATGATTCCAGGGATGTCCTGCAGAAAAGCAGCTGTCATCAACATCTCTGCACTTCTGGCTTCATTTGAATCTGTAAAACGCACATATAACTTCTTGCCTGCCTTGTCCTATCGCATCAGCAAG GCAAGCTTGAACATGCTGACAGTTTGTGCtgcagaggagctgaagaaaGATGGCATCCTGTTTGCTGCTCTGCACCCTGGCTGGGTCCGCACTGACATGGGTGGAGAAGGG GGGGATATTGATGCTCAAGAGAGTGTGAAGGGGATGCTTGCTGTGATGACCTCCctcagtgagagagagaatggagCCTTCCTGGATTACCAGGGCAAGACCCTCCCTTGGTAA
- the trim35-12 gene encoding E3 ubiquitin-protein ligase TRIM39, which produces MALRPRASSQPGKLSFFNSPKAASVLRPRAASSYTGTMLEEELTCTVCYEIFKDPVVLKCSHSFCQLCLQQFWNKKKAKRECPICRRTCSLTEPTVSLALKNVADTFVKEQVCKMATAKTGAKAGETEEEAGIVEVTCIIHGEFLKLFCLDDFEVLCCVCHASKKHKGHRACPLDEGAQELKAELNDELIPLKNNLRRLYEAKQECDDTTVHIKNQTQATEKQIKEEFEQLTEFLQKEEAARLATVQQEFEEKSELLKKKSESISRDIVTFSNAIIAIGKSMASSNALFLQDYTNTKKRAQIPQKDPEKLSGVLISVAKHVSSLKYHVWEKMVELVQYTPITLDPNTAYSWLSLSSDLTSVANRGSLQQLPDNPERFGHFVFVLGSEGFTSGRHAWEVEVGDKADWMLGAVKESIDRKGRVSGCPSGGFWMISHCEGKYLAMTRPSTLLHLDEELTRVRVQLDYDSGEVSFSNPVSMTPIYTFTDFFTEKIYPFFCPGANIKGNNPKPLKICPAKVAVWNSITW; this is translated from the exons ATGGCGTTGCGCCCGCGAGCCTCATCTCAGCCTGGGAAACTGTCCTTCTTCAACAGTCCTAAGGCAGCTTCAGTCCTCCGGCCACGGGCTGCCTCTTCTTATACTGGCACCATGCTGGAGGAGGAACTTACTTGTACAGTTTGCTATGAAATCTTCAAGGATCCTGTGGTACTGAAGTGCAGCCACAGCTTCTGCCAGCTCTGTCTGCAGCAGTTCTGGAACAAGAAGAAGGCCAAGCGTGAGTGTCCCATCTgtaggcggacatgctctctaACAGAGCCCACAGTCAGCCTGGCTCTGAAAAACGTGGCTGACACCTTTGTGAAGGAGCAGGTCTGCAAGATGGCCACAGCTAAGACAGGGGCAAAGGCTggtgagacagaggaagaggcagGGATAGTGGAGGTGACGTGCATCATACATGGAGAGTTTCTCAAGCTCTTCTGTCTGGATGACTTTGAAgtcctgtgctgtgtgtgtcacGCAAGCAAGAAACACAAAGGACATAGAGCGTGTCCCCTTGATGAAGGTGCTCAGGAGCTCAAG GCAGAGCTTAACGATGAGCTGATTCCTCTGAAGAACAACCTGCGTCGTCTGTATGAGGCCAAGCAGGAGTGTGATGACACAACTGTGCACATCAAG AATCAGACTCAGgccacagagaagcagatcaaAGAGGAGTTTGAGCAGCTCACTGAGTTTCTGCAGAAGGAGGAGGCAGCGCGACTGGCGACCGTGCAGCAGGAGTTTGAGGAGAAGAGCGAGCTGCTGAAAAAGAAGTCTGAAAGCATCAGCAGAGATATTGTCACTTTCTCTAATGCCATCATTGCTATTGGGAAATCGATGGCATCCAGCAATGCTCTCTTTCTTCAG GATTATaccaacacaaagaaaag AGCACAGATTCCACAGAAGGATCCAGAAAAACTGTCAGGCGTTCTTATAAGTGTGGCCAAGCATGTCAGTTCCCTCAAATACCATGTGTGGGAGAAGATGGTGGAGCTGGTCCAGTACA CACCCATTACCTTGGACCCCAACACTGCCTACTCCTGGTTGTCCCTCTCTTCAGACCTGACCAGTGTTGCCAATAGAGGATCCCTGCAGCAGCTCCCAGATAACCCTGAACGTTTCGGCCACTTCGTCTTTGTGCTCGGCTCAGAGGGCTTCACTTCGGGCCGCCACGCCTGGGAGGTGGAGGTTGGTGACAAAGCTGACTGGATGCTTGGTGCAGTCAAGGAGTCTATTGACAGGAAAGGTCGCGTCTCAGGGTGCCCTAGCGGTGGGTTTTGGATGATCTCACACTGTGAGGGCAAGTATTTGGCCATGACAAGACCCAGCACCCTGCTGCACCTGGACGAGGAGCTGACTAGAGTCAGGGTGCAGCTGGATTATGATTCTGGAGAAGTGAGTTTCTCCAACCCTGTCAGCATGACACCCATCTACACTTTCACTGACTTCTTCACCGAGAAGATTTACCCCTTCTTCTGCCCTGGAGCAAACATCAAGGGGAATAACCCAAAACCACTTAAGATCTGTCCCGCCAAAGTGGCCGTGTGGAACAGCATAACGTGGTGA